A genomic window from Cardiocondyla obscurior isolate alpha-2009 linkage group LG02, Cobs3.1, whole genome shotgun sequence includes:
- the LOC139113427 gene encoding uncharacterized protein, with product MKLRVFRIFVTCYLTCILCRNATAESIAKVSRSSNNTFQSDVRMFGIDSARIKRSTEIETRSTGIILKNDLIQPKTLQESPFAKNQTTEAKNLNSLKEAKCSRYCVQRLKTSKDVENVNLVLLFNDRNKGDNLPLLENNPNLKILKYLPVNYKNLTVLDYCTMYLNLHCDHINVEKNLIAENNEFHINAKFNRQNTKILKNYPSNIIPVFTKKITHKTNLNGYTETHFQTEANVTGIVINILGNLTRAVLIIPTNRMVEMPGIVMSLTSTHNTKGVAVGARSLWGRWCLKLTGVENSNYNFDVIAYYGKNKKDNTKINMIDPTFTSEINKKETVHEIVSKKRIRRNKASSVTDKTINKLESMKHETRKNIINNSTDLFKREFVFKRSADNFSDTSFYSRKSATAIDKNIINFFIHNNSLMSYGAFRILPNTSNIFKEEKIQARSSEVTSLNENNVDVKLESSVSDFVPMQIAESDQSQRLSTQINEEPFEKRKVLLELNPNSKLIAAPGTRHRVIFDATNNCVLPVRYAIQARSSPFRIINIQPIYMWLYPGQTDQVAVDILIPSASQDTVNTLTVNIVGTEISEKTVQVFVQNTLNKKVDNVKPTIEYWFNNNCAGKLDKDRCDKTVWSVDITVQDYDSGLKSVVAIPNRIYPVTKYISGTKDRVTFYYWSTCCTTTATITAIDIAENQYTRTIDVNVWDNLSQGEIAAIVLGVLLLLFLLILLVIAIVYCVRKRNSHDLPYTQRYGSRQPARSERTSF from the exons ATGAAGTTACGTGTGTTCCGAATTTTTGTGACGTGCTATTTGACTTGCATTCTATGCAGAAATGCTACCGCTGAATCAATCGCTAAAGTTTCTCGGTCGAGTAACAATACTTTCCAATCAGATGTGAGAATGTTCGGAATAGATAGCGCGCGAATTAAGCGATCAACCGAGATAGAAACAAGATCAActggaattattttaaaaaatgatttgaTTCAGCCGAAAACTCTACAAGAATCTCCGTTTGCAAAAAATCAAACGACGGAAGCGAAAAACTTAAACAGTTTAAAAGAAGCGAAGTGTTCTAg gTATTGTGTACAACGATTGAAAACTAGCAAAGATGTAGAAAACGTTAATCTCGTTTTGTTATTCAACGATCGGAACAAAGgag ataatttgCCCTTGCTAGAAAATAATCCAAacttaaagatattaaaatatctacctgtcaattataaaaatttaacagtgTTAGACTACTGCACA ATGTATCTTAATTTACATTGCGATCATataaacgtggaaaaaaatttaattgcggaGAATAATGAATTtcatataaatgcaaaatttaatcgacaaaataccaagatattaaaaaattatccttcaAATATTATTCCAGTATTCACA aaaaaaataacacataaaactaatttaaatgGATATACTGAAACTCATTTTCAAACTGAGGCTAATGTAACTGGAattgtaattaacattttgGGAAATCTTACGCGTGCAGTTTTGATAATACCTACAA ACAGAATGGTAGAAATGCCAGGAATAGTAATGTCATTGACAAGTACACACAACACGAAAGGGGTGGCTGTCGGCGCACGCAGCCTTTGGGGTAGATGGTGCTTGAAGCTAACAGGGGTGGAAAATTCAAACTACAACTTTGACGTGATAGCTTATTATgggaaaaataagaaagataaTACAAAGATTAATATGATCGACCCTACCTTTACGAGTG aaattaataaaaaagagacTGTGCATGAGATAGTAAGTAAAAAGCGTATCAGACGAAACAAAGCATCGTCTGTAACTGACAAAACTATAAATAAACTCGAAAGCATGAAGCAc GAAACTcgtaagaatattattaataacagcACCGATCTTTTTAAACGTGAATTTGTATTTAAGAGATCAGCAGATAATTTTTCTGATACGTCATTCTACTCGCGTAAATCTGCTAcagcaattgataaaaatattattaatttttttatacataataattcCTTAATGAGTTACGGAGCATTTAGAATTTTACCGAATACATCCAACATTTTTAAg GAAGAGAAAATTCAAGCTCGATCATCGGAAGTCACGtcgttaaatgaaaataatgttGATGTAAAATTGGAATCGTCTGTTAGTGATTTTGTACCAATGCAGATAGCGGAGAGTGATCAGAGTCAAAGACTTTCAACACAAATTAATGAGGAACCTTTCGAAAAGAGAAAGGTATTACTAGAATTAAATCCTAATAGTAAATTGATTGCCGCGCCAGGAACAAGACACAGAGTGATTTTTGATGCAACAAATAATTGCGTTCTTCCGGTTAGATATGCAATTCAAGCAAGAAGCTCACcatttagaattattaatattcaaccAATATA CATGTGGCTGTATCCAGGACAGACAGATCAAGTAGCTGTAGATATTCTTATACCATCGGCTAGCCAAGATACTGTCAATACTCTTACAGTAAATATTGTTGGTACAGAAATATCGGAGAAAACAGTGCAAGTTTTCGTTCAGAATACATTGAACAAG aaaGTTGACAATGTAAAGCCAACAATTGAATATTGGTTCAATAATAACTGTGCTGGCAAGCTGGACAAAGATCGCTGTGATAAAACGGTTTGGAGCGTTGATATCACTGTCCAAGATTATGACTCAg GTTTAAAAAGTGTGGTGGCAATACCAAATAGAATATATCCGGTTACTAAGTACATCAGTGGCACCAAAGATcgtgtaacattttattattggtCGACATGCTGCACAACAACGGCTACAATTACAGCGATAGACATAGCTGAAAATCAGTACACTCGCACTATTGATGTAAATGTATGGGATAATCTGTCGCAGGGGGAAATAGCAGCTATCGTACTTGGTGTattacttcttctttttcttttaatactaCTCGTTATCGCAATAGTTTATTGCGTTCGTAAAAGAAACAGTCACGATTTACCCTACACACAAAGGTACGGTTCTAGGCAGCCTGCTCGATCCGAAAGAACGAGCTTCTAA